Proteins encoded in a region of the Schaalia hyovaginalis genome:
- a CDS encoding exo-alpha-sialidase, which translates to MVGVSISLEVVRHICLSCLEAKKPHITKGNRMRTRTSPSPRHSVAALSTVVLAIGGVALIQVPVQASPTSDGLADITITQVNAPADGLYTIGDIMHFDVVVKNTGTEARSFVPVSTNLSGGIDKCRWRNIPAGVAKTDCTGLATHTVTADDIAAGGFTPKIVYEIKEVGYAGPVLNTPEEISGEKAPITRAAIKVESISLDDPKSSYTVGDVATYTVRVRSVFDKVINVAAIDSSFDDLAAQCNWKNLVPGAGAVYNCKPLSHTITQADADAGKWNPSITLKATDDTGAELQTLAVSGEPLEVAVDHPNALPAPAPDVDVSLPASLSDAQRLVSNTATDKYRIPAIATAPNGDLLVAYDERPTDNGNNGGDSPNPNHIVQLRSVDGGKTWSEPRYIHKGVETGAKVGYSDPSYVVDNETGTIFNFHVKSYDEGWPGSHTGSDHDDRSVVQAEVSTSRDNGWTWTHRTITADITADPSWKARFAASGQGIQIHHGPHAGRLVQQYTIKTTSEQIRAVSVYSDDHGETWRVGEPVGTGMDENKVVELSDGTLMLNSRVSDGSGFRKVAISSDGGQTWSGLHSDTSLPDSVDNAQIIRAFPNAEPSDPRARILLLSHSPNPVAWSRDRGTISMSCDDGASWVSSRVFNESFVGYTTIAVQKNGTIGLLSEDENYGGIWYRNFTMNWVGDQCLKVHASVSLSSTTVHPGADTIVTVAVTNPTSDPLTEVDVASAAADGLTITPKGSPVDTIAPGASAEYAFTVHSRGEPGKVDLVFPVTWNGGSVEAQTSVYSAPGPEVHPEVSDADSEELVGEAKPSGPASAAVDGDPSTFWHTQWKGASPGFDPETGHWIDLKVKESDVPADQKPRLATLNYLARQGLNMGRAKEFRIYTSDDGSTWSTEPAVTGTLQDSADWQRIPLNVQSRYVRFMAMNSYSSGNNARFLVAAEISLTLDMRDVNPSGTVSSESENPPASSKVNGTVTKGASTDNVAETTGRVKVTNALAKTGVSLPLIFTTAVVMLFGVGFVLRRWRSL; encoded by the coding sequence ATGGTAGGGGTGTCGATTAGTCTAGAAGTTGTCAGACATATTTGTCTGTCTTGTCTTGAGGCAAAGAAGCCTCACATCACGAAGGGAAACCGTATGAGGACGAGGACGTCCCCTTCCCCGCGGCATTCGGTCGCTGCTCTGTCAACGGTGGTGCTCGCCATAGGCGGTGTCGCCCTGATCCAGGTGCCCGTCCAAGCGAGCCCGACATCCGATGGCCTTGCGGACATCACGATCACCCAGGTGAACGCCCCCGCTGACGGCCTTTACACCATCGGCGACATCATGCACTTCGATGTCGTCGTGAAGAACACGGGTACTGAAGCCCGCTCTTTCGTGCCGGTCTCCACGAATCTGTCGGGGGGTATCGACAAGTGCCGGTGGCGCAACATTCCGGCAGGAGTCGCCAAAACCGACTGCACGGGGTTGGCTACCCATACGGTGACTGCCGATGATATCGCGGCAGGCGGATTCACCCCGAAGATCGTCTATGAGATCAAGGAGGTCGGCTACGCGGGGCCAGTTCTCAATACCCCCGAGGAGATCAGCGGTGAGAAAGCGCCGATCACCCGAGCAGCCATCAAAGTCGAGTCGATCAGCCTCGATGATCCGAAGAGTTCCTACACGGTCGGCGACGTAGCCACCTACACGGTGCGTGTGCGTTCGGTCTTCGACAAGGTCATCAATGTCGCGGCCATCGATTCGTCATTCGACGATCTGGCCGCGCAGTGCAACTGGAAGAACCTCGTTCCGGGAGCGGGAGCCGTCTACAACTGCAAGCCACTGAGCCACACGATCACCCAGGCCGATGCTGATGCAGGAAAATGGAACCCATCCATCACGCTGAAGGCGACTGACGATACCGGAGCCGAGCTTCAGACCCTCGCTGTTTCCGGCGAGCCTCTCGAAGTCGCTGTCGACCATCCGAATGCGCTTCCCGCACCTGCGCCCGACGTGGACGTCTCACTACCCGCGTCGCTGAGCGACGCACAGCGCCTCGTGTCCAACACAGCGACCGACAAGTACAGAATCCCCGCGATCGCCACTGCCCCCAATGGTGATCTGCTCGTCGCCTACGATGAACGGCCGACCGATAATGGGAACAATGGCGGGGATTCACCCAATCCGAACCACATCGTCCAATTGCGTTCCGTTGACGGCGGGAAAACATGGTCGGAGCCTCGCTACATCCACAAGGGCGTTGAGACGGGCGCGAAGGTCGGTTATTCGGATCCCAGCTACGTTGTCGACAACGAAACCGGAACGATCTTCAACTTCCACGTCAAGTCCTACGATGAGGGGTGGCCGGGGTCCCATACCGGTTCCGATCACGATGATCGCTCTGTGGTTCAAGCCGAGGTCTCCACCTCCAGGGACAACGGTTGGACGTGGACGCACAGGACCATCACCGCCGATATTACGGCTGATCCGTCTTGGAAAGCGCGTTTCGCCGCCTCAGGGCAGGGCATCCAGATCCATCACGGTCCCCACGCCGGTCGTCTCGTCCAGCAGTACACGATCAAGACCACCAGCGAGCAGATCCGCGCCGTTTCGGTCTACTCCGACGATCATGGCGAAACCTGGAGAGTCGGCGAACCCGTAGGTACGGGAATGGATGAGAACAAGGTCGTCGAGCTCTCCGATGGCACGCTCATGCTCAACTCGCGAGTCTCCGACGGTTCCGGATTCCGCAAGGTCGCGATCTCGTCCGACGGCGGGCAGACCTGGAGCGGCCTCCATTCCGACACGAGTCTTCCCGATTCCGTCGATAACGCTCAGATCATTCGGGCCTTCCCCAATGCCGAGCCGAGCGATCCCCGAGCGAGAATCCTCTTGCTGTCCCATTCCCCGAACCCTGTTGCGTGGTCGCGCGACCGAGGCACTATTTCGATGTCCTGTGATGACGGGGCATCGTGGGTATCGAGTCGCGTGTTCAATGAGAGCTTCGTCGGATACACGACGATCGCCGTTCAGAAGAATGGAACGATCGGGCTGCTCAGCGAGGATGAGAACTACGGGGGCATTTGGTACCGCAACTTCACGATGAACTGGGTCGGAGATCAGTGCTTGAAGGTTCACGCATCGGTCTCACTTTCGTCGACCACCGTTCATCCTGGAGCCGACACGATCGTGACGGTAGCAGTCACCAACCCGACTTCCGATCCGTTGACAGAAGTCGATGTCGCCTCCGCTGCGGCCGATGGCCTGACGATCACCCCGAAGGGTTCTCCTGTCGACACGATTGCTCCCGGCGCCTCCGCCGAATATGCCTTCACTGTGCACAGTCGGGGCGAACCCGGGAAAGTCGATCTGGTTTTCCCCGTCACCTGGAACGGAGGATCCGTCGAAGCGCAGACCTCCGTCTACTCCGCGCCCGGACCCGAAGTGCATCCCGAGGTGAGCGATGCGGACTCCGAGGAACTCGTCGGAGAGGCGAAGCCCTCCGGACCTGCCTCGGCAGCAGTCGATGGAGACCCCTCGACCTTCTGGCATACGCAGTGGAAAGGGGCGAGTCCCGGGTTCGATCCTGAAACGGGGCACTGGATCGACTTGAAGGTCAAGGAATCGGATGTTCCCGCGGATCAGAAACCGCGTTTGGCAACTCTGAACTACCTCGCTCGCCAAGGACTCAACATGGGGCGCGCCAAGGAGTTCCGAATCTACACCTCTGATGACGGGTCTACCTGGTCGACGGAGCCGGCCGTTACTGGCACCCTTCAGGACAGCGCCGACTGGCAGCGTATTCCTTTGAATGTGCAGTCCCGTTATGTGCGTTTCATGGCGATGAACAGCTATTCCTCGGGTAACAATGCTCGCTTCCTGGTTGCCGCCGAAATCTCCTTGACACTCGACATGCGCGATGTGAATCCTTCGGGAACGGTGTCTTCCGAATCGGAGAACCCGCCCGCATCTTCTAAGGTAAACGGAACCGTGACGAAGGGCGCAAGCACGGATAATGTCGCTGAGACTACGGGACGCGTCAAAGTGACGAACGCACTCGCCAAAACTGGGGTGAGCCTGCCACTCATCTTCACGACTGCCGTCGTGATGCTCTTCGGAGTAGGGTTCGTTCTTCGACGGTGGCGCTCTCTCTAA
- a CDS encoding DUF1819 family protein has product MSAERSASTERYSLSFTVGGLFEREAEILARVYAEQPDWSTVRRIAIEENLLQARTRSTGIRMVRETLKRLAVLSDEELRVLPGLTAAERSHVMWVAACRQSAFIGEFAEEVLRERFLMLAGTLDYEDFDSFVRQKALWHEELVELTPRTYGKLRQTVFRMMTEAGLLSKEGLIQTAMLSPRVAALLPSTDVQFFPTKEA; this is encoded by the coding sequence ATGTCTGCTGAGCGCTCCGCTTCCACCGAGCGGTACTCCTTGTCCTTCACCGTCGGCGGCCTCTTCGAAAGGGAGGCCGAGATTCTCGCGCGCGTCTACGCGGAGCAGCCTGATTGGTCGACCGTCCGCCGAATCGCCATCGAGGAGAACCTCCTCCAGGCGAGAACTCGCTCCACGGGCATTCGGATGGTGCGAGAGACTCTCAAGCGATTAGCCGTCCTGTCGGACGAGGAACTCCGCGTTCTTCCCGGCCTCACCGCGGCAGAACGGTCGCACGTCATGTGGGTGGCGGCGTGCAGGCAGAGCGCGTTCATCGGCGAGTTCGCCGAGGAGGTTTTGAGAGAGCGCTTCCTCATGCTCGCCGGAACGCTCGACTACGAGGACTTCGATTCCTTCGTTCGACAGAAGGCGCTCTGGCATGAGGAGCTCGTCGAGCTGACGCCCCGCACCTACGGCAAGCTCCGGCAGACCGTGTTCCGGATGATGACCGAGGCGGGGCTCTTGTCGAAGGAGGGGCTGATCCAGACGGCAATGCTGTCACCGCGCGTCGCTGCTCTGCTCCCGTCGACCGATGTGCAGTTCTTCCCGACGAAGGAGGCCTGA
- a CDS encoding DUF1788 domain-containing protein, with amino-acid sequence MPSEKQLTLPQQEEHLYRVLSSERFLNMEGLGNEVAHFVYDYDPAQELEVEQMVRRLKNRLRSDHGICVLEINLYDLCVDLLKARKVWDRVLDVEPTMDKSDFLKLLQNMLDPQQHLAPAIKERVVAEDPTILFLTGVGQVFPFIRSHTVLNNLQTAVADRPLLMFFPGRYDVSATQGSALVLFGRLKDDSFYRAKRILDQEA; translated from the coding sequence ATGCCGAGCGAGAAGCAGTTGACCTTGCCGCAGCAGGAGGAGCACCTTTACCGCGTGCTCTCGAGCGAGCGTTTCCTCAATATGGAGGGACTGGGAAACGAGGTCGCCCACTTCGTCTACGACTACGACCCGGCACAAGAGCTTGAGGTCGAGCAGATGGTGAGACGTCTGAAGAATCGCCTGAGAAGCGATCACGGGATCTGCGTCCTCGAGATCAACCTCTACGACCTGTGCGTTGACCTGCTGAAGGCGCGCAAGGTATGGGATCGGGTCCTCGATGTGGAACCGACGATGGACAAGAGCGACTTTCTCAAGCTGCTCCAGAACATGCTCGACCCGCAGCAGCACCTTGCTCCTGCGATCAAAGAGCGCGTAGTCGCCGAAGATCCGACGATCCTCTTCCTCACGGGAGTCGGGCAGGTGTTCCCCTTCATCCGTTCACACACGGTCCTCAACAACCTGCAGACCGCGGTTGCGGATCGCCCGCTTCTCATGTTCTTCCCCGGCCGATACGACGTATCGGCGACTCAGGGGTCGGCCCTGGTTCTCTTCGGCCGGCTCAAGGACGACTCCTTTTACCGCGCGAAGCGCATTCTTGATCAGGAGGCCTGA
- the brxC gene encoding BREX system P-loop protein BrxC, translated as MRINEIFLKDVARSIEGVVKADDADHLRVEVEEYVLTNDAAKGVAPLLEEYTNYTNANGVWISGFFGSGKSHLLKMLAHLLGDVEGQEFPREEVAAIFHSKADDAMLQASLRKAASIPAKSLLFNIDQKATLISKDQTDALLKVFVKVFDESRGYYGNDGAVARFERDLDRRGQYGAFKEAFERHAGIAWSQGREQTALEGHNIDAAFAEVNGEANPGIIGQYQSSYAVSIEDFADSVKEWIDEQAPGYRLNFFIDEVGQFIADDIKLMLNLQTIVESLNTKCRGRAWVFVTSQEDMEKVIGDRSRQQSNDFSKIQARFGVKVKLTSQDVEEVIAKRLLEKNTEGVAALAEVYRAESANFPTIFNFADGAKNYRNYVEESRFVATYPFVTYQIPMFQAAIEGLSDHNMFEGRNSSVGERSMLGVVQQVAKRIGEEQIGYLATFDQMFAGISASLKSAAQSAILQAERHLPDPESELTILANRLLKALFLVKYVDSFKATPRNLAVLVYDRFGLDLPGLGTQVQEALNLLEAQSYVQRNGNLYEYLTNEEQEIEKEIKAVEIDSSEVSAKLFRYLSSEILRTTKMRYEKNGQDFSFGYKLDDIVQGKQHDLTIHFITPETVYEDREILAQSMGTDELRVFLGRDKRVLADLRLLLKTEKYIKQRTNSGTTPSVRAILQSKQMLVVERDKDLIERLRQLLGRAQLIVNATEVQSNAQDPVMRVRDGFQELISRTYTNLGLLGGRVYSEQRVAEMVRNEPGLVDQTEQSALVSPAAEVESWIDMQSGCGEQVTIKKIVDRFETKPYGWDLGSIEVVLAWLLGTGKIVLTVDANPVMRTEAASVIRNTAKHPCILVAPQKAYDPLRVAEFRTFCADFFDDGSAPSDATELARYGKARLAAKRDELKAIVASSRYPFVARLSDVIALLDQVAGHPTEWYLTEFDGAEKLADAKEDLIDPIRTFVNGAQARIFDDAQSFLAANAGNLAFLPAGASDRVRGLLDDPNAFRGAKMNTLKAAVDELRGQVDDRVREAREEVVAAIEGRREELLASPDYARADDSVRASVISEIDQVVASLSRQNEISMIHQTRSIFERDRYTAMIESLDASARVDDPEPEPVKSVVSITTISVKSGSGILESATDVDAYLAALRKALISELNDGKRIAL; from the coding sequence ATGAGAATCAACGAGATATTCCTCAAGGACGTCGCACGTTCCATCGAGGGCGTCGTCAAAGCCGATGACGCAGACCATCTGCGGGTCGAGGTCGAGGAGTACGTCCTGACGAACGACGCAGCCAAAGGGGTCGCGCCGCTCCTTGAGGAGTACACGAATTACACGAACGCGAACGGCGTGTGGATCTCGGGCTTCTTCGGTTCCGGCAAGTCGCACCTGTTGAAGATGCTCGCCCACCTGCTTGGCGACGTCGAGGGCCAGGAGTTTCCCCGCGAGGAGGTCGCCGCGATCTTCCATTCGAAGGCGGACGACGCGATGCTCCAGGCGTCGCTGCGCAAAGCGGCGAGCATCCCGGCGAAGTCCCTACTGTTCAACATCGATCAGAAGGCAACCCTGATCTCGAAGGACCAGACGGACGCCCTGCTCAAGGTTTTCGTCAAGGTTTTCGACGAGAGTCGGGGCTACTACGGCAACGACGGAGCTGTCGCGCGCTTCGAGCGGGACCTTGATCGTCGCGGTCAGTACGGGGCATTCAAGGAGGCCTTTGAGCGGCATGCCGGCATCGCCTGGTCGCAGGGACGCGAGCAGACCGCCCTCGAGGGGCACAATATCGACGCCGCATTCGCCGAGGTCAACGGGGAGGCGAATCCCGGGATCATCGGGCAGTACCAGTCCTCGTACGCCGTGTCGATCGAGGATTTCGCGGATTCCGTGAAGGAATGGATCGACGAGCAGGCCCCCGGCTACCGCCTGAATTTCTTCATCGACGAGGTCGGCCAGTTCATCGCCGACGACATCAAGCTCATGCTCAATCTTCAGACGATCGTCGAGTCTCTCAACACGAAGTGCCGGGGGCGCGCATGGGTGTTCGTCACCTCGCAGGAGGACATGGAGAAGGTCATCGGTGACCGTTCGCGGCAGCAGAGCAATGACTTTTCGAAGATCCAGGCGCGTTTCGGCGTCAAGGTGAAGCTCACGAGCCAGGACGTCGAGGAGGTCATCGCGAAGCGCCTCCTGGAGAAGAACACCGAGGGTGTGGCCGCGCTCGCGGAGGTCTACCGGGCGGAGTCAGCGAATTTCCCGACAATCTTCAACTTCGCCGACGGAGCGAAGAATTACCGGAACTACGTCGAGGAGTCGCGATTCGTCGCGACGTACCCCTTTGTCACGTATCAGATACCGATGTTCCAGGCGGCGATCGAGGGGCTCTCCGATCACAACATGTTCGAGGGGCGTAATTCCTCGGTCGGCGAGCGCTCGATGCTCGGCGTCGTTCAGCAGGTTGCCAAGCGGATCGGTGAGGAGCAGATCGGGTACCTCGCGACCTTCGATCAGATGTTCGCGGGTATCAGCGCCTCGTTGAAGTCGGCGGCGCAAAGCGCGATCCTCCAGGCGGAGAGGCACCTGCCGGATCCGGAGTCGGAGCTGACGATCCTCGCGAATCGCTTGCTCAAAGCACTGTTCCTCGTGAAGTACGTCGACTCCTTCAAGGCGACGCCCCGCAATCTCGCCGTCCTCGTTTACGACCGCTTCGGCCTCGATCTTCCGGGCTTGGGGACGCAGGTCCAGGAGGCCCTTAACCTCCTCGAGGCTCAGTCCTACGTCCAGCGCAACGGCAATCTCTATGAGTACCTGACGAATGAGGAACAGGAGATTGAGAAGGAGATCAAGGCTGTCGAGATCGACTCGTCCGAGGTTTCCGCCAAGCTCTTCCGCTACCTCAGTTCGGAGATCCTCCGGACGACGAAGATGCGGTATGAGAAGAACGGCCAGGACTTCTCGTTCGGCTACAAGCTCGATGACATCGTTCAGGGCAAACAACACGATCTGACCATCCACTTCATCACCCCGGAGACCGTGTACGAGGATAGGGAGATCCTCGCGCAGTCGATGGGTACCGATGAGCTGCGTGTCTTCCTCGGGCGAGACAAGCGCGTTCTTGCGGATCTTCGCCTCCTGCTCAAGACCGAGAAGTACATCAAGCAGCGGACGAATTCGGGGACTACCCCGTCGGTCCGCGCGATCCTTCAGTCGAAACAGATGCTTGTCGTGGAGCGGGACAAGGACCTCATTGAGCGATTGCGTCAGTTGCTCGGCAGGGCTCAGCTCATCGTCAATGCGACGGAGGTTCAGTCGAACGCCCAGGATCCGGTGATGCGAGTCCGTGACGGATTTCAGGAGTTGATCAGCCGCACGTACACGAACCTCGGTCTTCTCGGCGGTCGGGTCTACTCCGAGCAGCGCGTAGCGGAGATGGTGCGCAACGAGCCCGGTCTTGTCGATCAGACGGAGCAGAGCGCGCTCGTGTCTCCTGCGGCGGAGGTCGAGTCGTGGATCGACATGCAGTCGGGCTGTGGCGAGCAAGTGACGATCAAGAAGATCGTCGATCGCTTCGAGACGAAGCCCTACGGCTGGGATCTCGGGTCGATCGAAGTGGTTCTCGCGTGGCTCCTCGGTACGGGGAAGATCGTCCTCACCGTTGATGCGAATCCGGTGATGAGGACGGAGGCTGCGTCCGTCATCCGCAACACGGCGAAGCATCCGTGCATCCTCGTTGCGCCGCAGAAGGCCTACGATCCGCTCCGTGTCGCCGAGTTTCGGACATTCTGCGCGGACTTCTTCGACGACGGTTCGGCGCCGAGCGACGCGACCGAACTCGCTCGCTATGGCAAGGCGAGGCTTGCTGCCAAGCGCGATGAGCTCAAGGCCATTGTGGCTTCGAGTCGCTACCCCTTCGTCGCGCGCCTGTCCGATGTCATCGCCCTTCTCGACCAGGTGGCGGGACATCCGACTGAGTGGTATCTCACCGAGTTCGACGGAGCCGAAAAGCTGGCTGATGCGAAGGAAGACCTCATCGATCCGATCAGGACTTTCGTGAACGGCGCCCAGGCGAGGATCTTCGATGACGCACAGTCATTCCTCGCTGCGAACGCCGGTAATCTCGCTTTCCTCCCCGCGGGCGCATCCGATCGAGTGAGGGGTCTGTTGGATGACCCCAACGCCTTCCGCGGCGCCAAGATGAACACGCTGAAGGCGGCCGTTGATGAGTTGCGCGGACAGGTTGATGATCGCGTGCGCGAGGCGCGAGAGGAAGTCGTCGCGGCGATTGAGGGCCGGCGAGAGGAGCTGCTCGCGAGCCCGGACTACGCGCGCGCCGATGATTCTGTTCGTGCGAGCGTGATCTCTGAGATCGACCAAGTGGTCGCGTCGCTCAGTCGGCAGAACGAGATCTCGATGATCCATCAGACGCGGTCGATTTTTGAGCGTGACCGCTACACGGCGATGATCGAGAGTCTCGATGCTTCCGCTCGTGTCGATGACCCGGAGCCGGAGCCCGTGAAGAGCGTCGTCTCGATCACGACGATCAGCGTGAAGAGCGGCTCGGGGATCCTCGAGTCCGCGACCGATGTCGACGCCTATCTCGCTGCCCTGCGCAAGGCGCTCATTTCCGAACTCAATGATGGAAAGCGAATCGCACTCTGA
- the pglX gene encoding BREX-1 system adenine-specific DNA-methyltransferase PglX translates to METAPLKSFATSARTELLREVGARLTSVLAPGSSERVERPSIVASLEDAITEAGGGEAGRKHVIDRAAYMWFNRIVALRFMDANGYTGIGVVSPATDQVGQPEVLAVAKRGQIDGEVVRPAEAATIFGLLSGTVLPSPGGEAQAEAYALLLTSYCRFWNRAMPSMFEAEGDFSELLIPGNLLAEGSVLDRACSVLSAEVCEDVEVIGWLYQFYISERKDEVFAGFKKNEKAGAEEIPAATQLFTPHWIVRYLAENSIGRLWMLNHPNSTLIERMDYYIEPVDEENDFLRIDSPEEITVIDPACGSGHMLTYAFDLLYAIYEEEGYAPSSIPTLILEKNLRGTEIDQRAGALASFALSMKAASKRKRFLKEAVAPRIQVLEPIVFRPDELDFLASGAGDREAEEAFWNMFEHADTFGSLIQADPSMVASASLRLRMLDGAGDMLVEETLDKAKRVITQAEYLLPGYSVVIANPPYMGSKQMNDLLSRFMKETFPEGKSDLFAAFIERCTRLAGPQGLSAMITMQSWMFLSSFEKLRRTMLRKQWIVSMLHLGTRAFDSIGGEVVSSTAFVIENVQSLGRTAASARRGSFVRIVDGKSEAEKITMLDRARHTREAEDGFHGASPEDFAVIPGSPIVYWLSEKMRATFRSERSLRDIADPKQGLATTDNKRFTRLWWEPSHRAIGFGLSRASALRSGLRWFPYNKGGSFRRWYGNHEHVVNWQSDGCEIKAEIARRYPYLNGNVDWVAKNQDSYFSPSVSWSKISSGAPAFRAYPPGFVFDVAGTSMFTESRRERIALLAFANSQLAFEQLSALAPTLNFEVGQVASLPPIEGVSNEMIDRVATLVTSSQEDWDSFETSWGFTLNPIVIVAKSEALG, encoded by the coding sequence ATGGAGACTGCACCTCTGAAGTCCTTTGCCACCTCGGCGCGCACGGAACTCCTCCGCGAGGTCGGTGCTCGCCTCACCTCTGTGCTCGCCCCGGGGTCCTCCGAGCGGGTCGAGCGTCCCTCGATCGTTGCATCCCTTGAGGACGCGATCACCGAGGCGGGAGGCGGTGAGGCCGGCCGCAAGCATGTCATTGACCGGGCCGCCTACATGTGGTTCAACCGGATTGTTGCACTGCGCTTCATGGATGCTAATGGCTATACGGGGATCGGCGTCGTCTCGCCGGCCACCGATCAGGTCGGTCAGCCGGAGGTCTTGGCGGTCGCGAAGCGGGGCCAGATCGACGGTGAGGTCGTGCGTCCTGCGGAAGCGGCGACGATTTTCGGGTTGCTTTCCGGCACCGTGCTGCCGAGCCCGGGCGGCGAGGCGCAGGCGGAGGCGTACGCTCTTCTCCTCACGAGCTACTGCCGTTTCTGGAATCGCGCGATGCCGTCCATGTTCGAGGCTGAGGGCGACTTCTCGGAGCTCCTCATTCCGGGGAATCTCCTTGCTGAGGGGTCTGTTCTCGATCGCGCGTGCAGTGTGCTGTCCGCCGAGGTATGCGAGGACGTCGAGGTGATCGGGTGGCTCTACCAGTTCTACATCTCGGAGCGCAAAGACGAGGTCTTCGCGGGGTTCAAGAAGAACGAGAAGGCGGGCGCTGAGGAGATCCCTGCGGCGACGCAGCTCTTCACGCCGCACTGGATCGTCCGCTACCTCGCGGAGAACTCCATCGGGCGTTTGTGGATGCTCAATCATCCGAATTCGACGTTGATCGAGCGGATGGATTACTACATCGAACCGGTCGATGAGGAGAACGATTTCCTTCGGATCGATTCGCCCGAGGAGATCACCGTCATCGATCCGGCGTGCGGCTCCGGGCATATGCTCACCTACGCTTTTGATCTGCTCTACGCGATCTACGAGGAGGAGGGCTATGCGCCTTCCTCGATCCCCACTTTGATCCTCGAGAAGAATCTGCGGGGCACGGAGATTGATCAGCGTGCCGGTGCGCTTGCCTCCTTCGCCCTGTCGATGAAGGCCGCGTCGAAGAGGAAGCGTTTCCTCAAGGAGGCCGTTGCCCCTCGGATCCAAGTGCTCGAACCGATCGTCTTCCGTCCCGATGAGCTCGACTTCCTCGCGTCGGGAGCGGGGGATCGCGAGGCAGAAGAGGCCTTCTGGAACATGTTCGAGCATGCCGATACCTTCGGCTCGCTCATCCAAGCGGACCCCTCCATGGTGGCAAGCGCCTCGCTGCGTCTTAGGATGCTTGATGGAGCGGGTGACATGCTCGTTGAGGAGACGCTCGACAAGGCGAAACGTGTGATCACTCAGGCGGAGTATCTCTTGCCCGGCTACTCCGTCGTCATCGCGAACCCGCCGTACATGGGTTCGAAGCAGATGAACGACCTGCTCTCTCGGTTCATGAAAGAGACCTTCCCGGAGGGGAAGTCGGATCTGTTCGCCGCATTCATCGAGCGATGCACCCGCCTCGCCGGCCCGCAGGGGCTTTCGGCGATGATCACGATGCAGTCCTGGATGTTCCTCAGCTCTTTTGAAAAGCTACGGCGCACCATGCTGCGGAAGCAGTGGATCGTCTCCATGCTTCATCTCGGTACCCGGGCGTTCGATTCCATCGGCGGCGAAGTTGTCTCCTCGACGGCGTTCGTCATTGAAAATGTTCAGTCTTTGGGACGGACAGCTGCTTCTGCGCGACGAGGCTCGTTCGTCCGTATTGTCGACGGCAAGTCCGAGGCCGAGAAGATCACGATGCTTGACCGCGCCCGGCATACGAGGGAAGCCGAGGACGGATTCCACGGCGCTTCGCCCGAAGACTTCGCCGTCATCCCCGGATCCCCGATCGTCTACTGGCTGAGTGAAAAGATGCGGGCAACCTTCAGGTCTGAGCGATCACTGCGTGACATCGCGGATCCCAAACAGGGGTTGGCCACGACTGATAACAAGCGCTTCACCAGGCTATGGTGGGAGCCATCCCATCGCGCGATAGGTTTCGGCTTGTCACGTGCGAGCGCTCTCAGGTCGGGCCTCCGCTGGTTCCCCTACAACAAGGGGGGATCGTTCCGCCGCTGGTACGGGAATCACGAGCACGTTGTCAACTGGCAATCCGACGGCTGCGAAATCAAAGCAGAGATCGCTCGGAGGTACCCCTACTTAAATGGAAATGTTGATTGGGTAGCCAAGAATCAAGACTCCTACTTTTCGCCGTCAGTTTCATGGTCAAAGATCAGTAGTGGCGCCCCGGCTTTCCGTGCATACCCACCTGGTTTCGTCTTCGATGTGGCTGGAACATCCATGTTTACCGAGAGTCGTCGAGAACGAATTGCACTGCTCGCTTTCGCCAACTCTCAGCTCGCATTTGAACAACTGTCAGCCCTTGCTCCCACTTTGAACTTCGAAGTGGGGCAGGTGGCTAGTCTGCCGCCAATAGAGGGCGTATCAAATGAAATGATCGATCGAGTGGCGACTCTCGTAACCAGTTCGCAAGAAGACTGGGATTCCTTTGAGACTTCTTGGGGATTCACTTTGAATCCGATAGTTATCGTTGCAAAGAGTGAAGCTCTTGGCTGA